A stretch of DNA from Dehalococcoidia bacterium:
CGCTATCGCTGCCGTAAGGACTACCGCCGGCAAGATTTCGGCGCCGGGAAGCTCGTTCTTCACCAGCAGGTCCCTCCAGGCTTCCAGCAGCGTAGAGAGCGGGTTCAGCTTCAGGATGTCGTCGTAGGGGTGTGGCGCTGCCGATAGCGGGTACAGGATCGGCGTCGCATAGAACAGCAGGCCCAGCAAGACGTCTACCAGGTGCTCAAGGTCCCGGAACTGCACGTCCAGCGCCGAGAACATGAGCGCCAGCCCCGTCGTCAGCGTCAACTCGACGCCCAGCAGCAACGGGATCCCGACGACCCACTCCGGCCCCGGCGTGCGTCCATCGAGCAGAAGGAAGATCACCAGGACCGGCAGGGACAGGAGGAAGTGCACAGTGTTGTTCGCGATTGTCGCCAGCGGCAGCACGTACGCCGGGAAGGGGACCTTCTTGACCAGCGAGCCGTTGTTCGCGAATAGAGGCGTGGCGAAGAGCAGCGAGACCTGGAACAACGTCCAGGGCAACAAGGCGCTCAGCAGGAAGAGGTGAAAGGGGATCGGCGTCTGCACCCGCAGCGCCTTGTGCAGCGCGAACCAGACCACCAGTCCGAAGAGCAGCGGCTTCGCCGCCGTCCAGAAGAAGC
This window harbors:
- a CDS encoding ABC transporter permease, encoding MTGTTAALGGGTTRLAELTHAWELLYLLTRRDLKLRYQDTVLGFFWTAAKPLLFGLVVWFALHKALRVQTPIPFHLFLLSALLPWTLFQVSLLFATPLFANNGSLVKKVPFPAYVLPLATIANNTVHFLLSLPVLVIFLLLDGRTPGPEWVVGIPLLLGVELTLTTGLALMFSALDVQFRDLEHLVDVLLGLLFYATPILYPLSAAPHPYDDILKLNPLSTLLEAWRDLLVKNELPGAEILPAVVLTAAIAALGTWVFSRLRPTFADYL